In Nitrospirota bacterium, a single genomic region encodes these proteins:
- the pdhA gene encoding pyruvate dehydrogenase (acetyl-transferring) E1 component subunit alpha: protein MLRIRRFEEKSAELYSLGKIRGFLHLYIGEEAVAAGALPAFTAEDAVVATYREHGHALVRGTPMGPLMAELYGKANGCARGRGGSMHFFDASRRFYGGLAIVGGGLPIAVGLALAQKLSTPSPSLDEGERQGRVTACFFGDGAVAEGEFHESLNLAALWKLPVLFLCENNFYAMGTALARHQSQTDIAFKAHAYAVPSAVVDGMDVLAVGEATRQAVNSVRQGSGPYLLEYRTYRFRAHSMYDAELYRTKEEVAKWKQRDPITTFETRLRELGWLTDADLQEMEDTIAAEIEDAVAFAEAGPWEPVEDLEKDVYTRT from the coding sequence ATGCTGCGCATCCGGCGGTTCGAGGAAAAGTCGGCGGAATTGTACAGTCTCGGGAAGATCCGCGGGTTTCTCCATCTGTACATCGGCGAGGAAGCGGTGGCCGCCGGAGCCCTGCCGGCATTCACAGCGGAAGACGCCGTCGTGGCGACGTATCGCGAGCACGGACATGCGCTGGTGCGCGGCACGCCGATGGGCCCCCTGATGGCGGAGCTGTACGGCAAAGCCAACGGCTGCGCGCGCGGCCGCGGCGGTTCCATGCATTTTTTTGACGCCTCCCGGCGGTTTTACGGCGGCCTTGCGATCGTCGGCGGCGGGCTCCCCATCGCGGTCGGGCTCGCCCTTGCGCAGAAGCTCTCCACCCCGTCTCCCTCCCTGGACGAAGGGGAACGCCAAGGAAGGGTCACCGCCTGCTTTTTCGGCGACGGCGCCGTCGCCGAAGGCGAGTTCCACGAGTCGCTCAATCTCGCGGCGCTCTGGAAGTTGCCGGTGCTGTTCCTCTGCGAAAACAACTTCTACGCCATGGGCACCGCCCTGGCCCGGCACCAGTCCCAAACCGACATCGCGTTCAAGGCTCACGCCTATGCCGTTCCGTCAGCGGTTGTGGACGGCATGGACGTGCTGGCCGTTGGAGAGGCCACGCGGCAAGCCGTGAACTCGGTTCGTCAAGGCTCCGGTCCTTATCTTCTCGAATACCGCACCTACCGCTTCCGCGCCCATTCGATGTACGATGCCGAGCTGTACCGCACCAAAGAGGAAGTCGCGAAGTGGAAGCAGCGGGATCCGATCACCACGTTCGAAACACGGCTGCGTGAACTGGGATGGCTCACCGATGCCGATCTTCAGGAGATGGAGGATACCATCGCCGCCGAGATTGAAGACGCAGTCGCCTTCGCCGAAGCGGGTCCTTGGGAACCGGTCGAGGACCTGGAGAAGGATGTGTACACGCGGACGTAA
- a CDS encoding nucleotidyltransferase domain-containing protein → MATERAGADRTILKVLVGSQAHGLAAPGSDADYRSVFVMPTAEMFRLGFKYQGARMRKEEADETAWEVGQFLLLGTQCHPLILETFVAPVVAMDDWGTELRRLFPHVWSPQAAYDAFTGYCENQRKKMLDKKDERPEKYAAAYLRVLFNLCELLERETFSVRIAETPIGETIRKIKAGNYRVGEVIDLGEYWTQEARRRLAHCTHRSDLSLVDEFLVRLRKAFLT, encoded by the coding sequence ATGGCAACGGAAAGAGCGGGCGCCGACCGGACGATTCTCAAAGTCCTCGTCGGATCCCAGGCCCACGGGCTGGCCGCGCCGGGCAGCGATGCCGACTATCGGAGCGTGTTCGTGATGCCGACCGCGGAGATGTTCCGCCTGGGATTCAAGTACCAGGGCGCGCGCATGAGGAAGGAGGAGGCCGACGAAACGGCCTGGGAGGTGGGCCAGTTCCTGCTCCTCGGCACGCAATGCCATCCGCTGATCCTCGAGACCTTCGTGGCTCCGGTCGTGGCGATGGATGACTGGGGGACGGAACTCCGGCGGCTCTTTCCCCACGTCTGGTCTCCGCAGGCCGCCTACGACGCGTTTACCGGTTACTGCGAGAATCAACGCAAGAAGATGCTGGACAAAAAGGACGAGCGGCCGGAGAAATACGCCGCCGCCTACCTCCGTGTCTTGTTCAACCTCTGCGAACTGCTGGAGCGGGAGACGTTCAGCGTGCGCATCGCCGAAACCCCGATCGGCGAAACCATCCGGAAGATCAAAGCGGGCAACTACCGCGTCGGAGAGGTCATTGACCTGGGCGAGTACTGGACCCAGGAGGCTCGGCGCCGGCTGGCGCACTGTACACACCGATCCGATCTGAGCCTCGTCGACGAGTTCCTGGTTCGGCTGCGGAAAGCCTTTCTGACTTAG
- a CDS encoding cupredoxin domain-containing protein, with protein sequence MAGRMSPWLRGTVSIALMMLASGVGFAGDQPERRTAQEQRIDLTIRNYEFLLTQPAPVRHGIPTVIILRNQDIVRHGFTAPVLAQLALHVEGEGIAAYGRGMEGVYVDPGKTLVIRFTPDRAGNYSFRCDLHPGMKGELYLLEIPAA encoded by the coding sequence ATGGCAGGTCGAATGAGTCCCTGGCTTCGCGGCACCGTTTCAATTGCGCTCATGATGCTCGCCTCCGGAGTCGGATTCGCCGGCGACCAGCCGGAGCGCCGCACCGCCCAAGAGCAACGCATCGATCTGACGATTCGCAATTATGAGTTTCTCCTGACCCAGCCGGCGCCGGTCCGTCACGGCATCCCCACGGTGATCATCCTTCGCAATCAGGATATCGTCCGGCACGGGTTTACGGCGCCGGTGCTCGCGCAACTGGCGCTGCACGTGGAGGGCGAAGGCATCGCCGCATACGGGAGAGGGATGGAAGGGGTCTACGTGGATCCGGGGAAGACCCTGGTGATCCGCTTCACGCCCGATCGCGCCGGCAACTATTCGTTCCGCTGCGATCTGCATCCGGGGATGAAGGGTGAACTGTATCTCCTCGAAATTCCGGCGGCATAG
- a CDS encoding BCAM0308 family protein, whose protein sequence is MSPKTKTPAGLGVRRDRTVQEYQHDTYKLPGKLKEPTVCPECGAVFHRGRWTWVPRPVGAHEALCPACHRIRDKYPKGLLTVAGPFLADHREEILGVVHNTEAKEKAEHPLSRIMAIEQQNDTLVVSTTDTHLPRRIGEMLHHAYQGEFWVHYDEGEQFVRVKWER, encoded by the coding sequence ATGTCGCCGAAGACCAAGACCCCCGCGGGACTGGGAGTGCGGCGCGATCGGACCGTCCAGGAATACCAGCACGACACATATAAGTTGCCGGGCAAGCTCAAGGAACCTACCGTGTGTCCCGAGTGCGGCGCGGTGTTCCACAGGGGCCGGTGGACATGGGTCCCGCGACCTGTAGGAGCGCACGAGGCCCTGTGCCCGGCCTGCCATCGCATTCGCGACAAGTACCCGAAGGGGCTGCTCACCGTCGCCGGTCCGTTTCTGGCCGACCATCGGGAGGAGATCCTCGGAGTCGTCCACAACACCGAGGCGAAGGAAAAGGCCGAGCATCCCCTCTCGCGCATCATGGCGATCGAACAGCAGAACGATACGCTGGTCGTCTCGACCACCGACACCCACCTGCCGCGGCGCATCGGGGAGATGCTGCACCATGCCTATCAAGGCGAGTTCTGGGTCCATTACGATGAAGGCGAGCAGTTCGTTCGCGTGAAGTGGGAACGATGA
- a CDS encoding acyl carrier protein, with protein sequence MSAALTAEEVKSAVLRVLGDIAPEADLTSLNPDASFRDQLDLDSMDFLNFVIALHKELNVEIPEADYPKYASLNGCIEQLTARS encoded by the coding sequence ATGAGCGCCGCATTGACCGCCGAAGAAGTCAAAAGCGCCGTCCTCCGCGTTCTCGGCGACATTGCGCCGGAGGCCGACCTGACGTCGCTGAACCCGGACGCGAGCTTTCGCGATCAGTTGGACCTCGACTCGATGGATTTTTTGAACTTCGTGATCGCGCTGCACAAAGAACTCAATGTTGAGATTCCGGAAGCGGACTATCCCAAGTACGCGTCGTTGAACGGGTGCATTGAGCAACTGACGGCCCGGAGTTGA
- the acsA gene encoding acetate--CoA ligase codes for MAWQPIIKSRRDWEVVPHLHDYHAVRSAFSWEQARRELDGLPDNRGLNIAHEAVTRHAGGPRADHLALRWLGKNGAMKDYSYRLLDELTNRFANALRRLGVGKGDRVFVLAGRIPELYIAALGALKNRSVFCPLFSAFGPEPIRARMTIGQAKVLITTETLYQRKVAGIRASLPDLEHVLLIGDDGSPTGVPGTEDYRRLLEQAGPEFTVGPTDPEDMALLHFTSGTTGTPKGAVHVHQAVVAHHITGKYALDLHKHDIFWCTADPGWVTGTSYGIIAPLTNGVTSIVDEGDFDAERWYRLLQDQRVSVWYTAPTAIRMMMKAGVDLIRKYNLTSLRFLASVGEPLNAEAVVWGQQAFGRPFHDNWWQTETGGIMIANFAAMDIRPGSMGRPLPGIEAAIVSRTDSGEVEVIDEPGVQGELALRPGWPSMFRSYWHEPERYKKCFAGGWYLTGDLAKRDKDGYFWFVGRADDVIKTSGHLIGPFEVESVLIEHKAVAEAGVIGKPDPVAMEVVKAFVSLKDGYEPSEALRRELLGFTRARLGAIVAPKEIEFLPSLPKTRSGKIMRRLLKARELGLPEGDTSTLES; via the coding sequence ATGGCCTGGCAACCGATCATCAAGTCTCGTCGTGACTGGGAGGTCGTGCCTCATCTCCATGACTACCACGCGGTCCGGTCGGCTTTTTCCTGGGAGCAAGCCCGGCGTGAACTGGACGGCCTTCCGGACAATCGGGGCCTGAACATCGCGCACGAAGCGGTGACCCGCCACGCCGGCGGCCCTCGGGCCGACCATCTGGCCTTGCGCTGGCTCGGCAAGAACGGCGCGATGAAGGACTATTCGTATCGTCTGCTCGACGAGCTGACGAATCGTTTTGCCAACGCCCTTCGGCGCCTGGGTGTCGGGAAAGGCGACCGTGTCTTTGTGCTGGCCGGACGCATTCCGGAACTGTATATCGCCGCGCTCGGCGCTCTGAAGAATCGGAGCGTCTTCTGTCCGCTGTTTTCGGCCTTCGGACCGGAGCCCATCCGCGCGCGGATGACGATCGGGCAGGCCAAGGTACTGATTACGACCGAGACCTTGTACCAGCGCAAGGTAGCCGGCATCCGCGCCTCGCTCCCCGATCTCGAACATGTGCTGCTGATCGGCGACGACGGGTCCCCGACCGGTGTTCCGGGCACAGAGGACTATCGCCGGCTGCTCGAGCAAGCCGGCCCGGAGTTCACTGTCGGCCCGACCGATCCCGAAGACATGGCCCTCCTGCATTTCACCAGCGGGACCACGGGCACCCCCAAAGGCGCGGTCCACGTCCATCAGGCGGTCGTCGCCCATCACATCACCGGGAAGTATGCCTTGGACCTGCATAAGCACGACATCTTCTGGTGCACGGCCGATCCGGGTTGGGTCACCGGCACATCCTACGGCATCATTGCGCCGCTGACGAACGGTGTGACGAGCATCGTCGACGAGGGCGATTTTGACGCGGAACGCTGGTATCGTCTGCTTCAGGATCAACGGGTCTCCGTCTGGTATACCGCGCCCACCGCGATCCGCATGATGATGAAGGCCGGCGTCGATCTCATCCGCAAGTACAACCTCACTTCTCTCCGCTTTCTCGCCAGCGTCGGCGAACCCCTCAACGCAGAGGCGGTCGTCTGGGGACAACAGGCGTTCGGGCGGCCGTTCCACGACAACTGGTGGCAGACCGAGACGGGCGGCATCATGATCGCCAACTTCGCGGCGATGGACATCAGGCCGGGGTCGATGGGTCGTCCCCTGCCCGGCATCGAGGCCGCGATCGTCAGCCGGACCGACAGCGGCGAAGTCGAGGTGATCGACGAACCCGGCGTGCAAGGGGAGCTCGCGCTGCGACCGGGTTGGCCCTCCATGTTCCGATCGTACTGGCACGAACCCGAGCGTTATAAAAAATGCTTCGCCGGCGGCTGGTATCTCACCGGCGACCTGGCGAAGCGGGACAAGGACGGCTACTTCTGGTTCGTGGGGCGCGCGGACGATGTGATCAAGACCTCCGGGCACCTGATCGGCCCGTTCGAGGTCGAGAGTGTCCTGATCGAGCACAAGGCCGTAGCGGAGGCCGGCGTCATCGGGAAACCGGATCCGGTCGCGATGGAAGTGGTCAAGGCGTTCGTCTCGTTGAAGGACGGATATGAGCCGAGCGAGGCGCTCCGTCGCGAGCTGCTGGGGTTCACTCGCGCGCGGCTCGGCGCAATCGTCGCTCCGAAGGAAATCGAGTTCCTGCCGAGCCTACCGAAAACGCGCAGCGGGAAGATCATGCGCCGGTTGCTGAAAGCGAGAGAGTTGGGACTGCCGGAGGGAGACACATCGACGCTCGAAAGCTGA
- a CDS encoding Hsp20/alpha crystallin family protein: MNAITRWEPFKTRWDPFKELEEMEKRLATFFGRVPVRSEGEKEAMTVAEWSPLVDITEDEKEYVIKAELPEVKKEDVKLTIQDNVLSISGERKYEKEEKGKKYHRVERAYGSFMRSFTLPEDADGSKVSAEYKDGVLKVHLPKSEKAKPKAIEVKVA, from the coding sequence ATGAACGCCATTACACGTTGGGAACCGTTTAAGACGCGCTGGGATCCGTTCAAGGAGTTGGAAGAAATGGAGAAACGCCTGGCGACGTTCTTCGGCCGGGTGCCGGTGCGATCCGAGGGCGAGAAGGAAGCCATGACGGTGGCGGAATGGTCGCCGCTCGTGGACATCACGGAGGACGAGAAGGAGTACGTGATCAAAGCGGAGCTTCCGGAAGTGAAAAAAGAGGACGTGAAGTTGACCATTCAAGACAACGTCCTGTCGATCTCGGGAGAACGCAAGTACGAAAAGGAAGAAAAGGGCAAGAAGTATCATCGGGTGGAGCGGGCCTACGGGAGCTTCATGCGGAGCTTTACCCTGCCGGAGGACGCCGACGGATCCAAAGTCAGCGCCGAGTACAAGGACGGCGTGCTGAAGGTGCATTTGCCCAAGTCCGAGAAGGCGAAGCCCAAGGCCATCGAGGTGAAGGTCGCCTGA
- a CDS encoding dihydrolipoamide acetyltransferase family protein, producing MPSLGADMSAGTLIEWRKKVGDRVTKGEIIAEVDTDKAAIEIEAFTTGIIEQLLVQPGAKVPVGTVMAIIREEGTARGERPMARGKEGAEAAQAPPATEPVRLRISPAAKQLAADLGIDPSTVQGTGPGGAIGRDDILRVAEAQGTRIEAGETAPQAGEAGDRQARMRQAIAAAMTRSKREIPHYYLSTTIDMGRALTWLREENLKRPVTDRLLYGVLLLKAVALALRHVPELNAVWKGSTAVQSQDIHVGVAIALRQGGLVAPALHHTDRQSLSELMRNFQDLVKRARAGTLRGSELSDPTITVTSLGEQGVETVFGVIYPPQVALVGFGKVVERPWIVNSQVVARPVVTATLSADHRVTDGHRGGLFLAAVDRLLQEPDHL from the coding sequence ATGCCGTCGCTGGGCGCCGACATGAGCGCCGGTACGCTCATCGAATGGCGCAAGAAGGTCGGCGACCGGGTGACCAAGGGCGAAATCATCGCCGAGGTCGATACCGACAAGGCCGCCATCGAAATCGAAGCCTTCACGACCGGCATCATCGAACAACTGCTCGTCCAGCCGGGCGCCAAGGTTCCCGTAGGCACAGTGATGGCGATCATTCGGGAGGAAGGGACGGCGCGAGGCGAGCGGCCGATGGCACGGGGCAAAGAGGGTGCCGAAGCGGCCCAGGCTCCTCCGGCTACCGAACCGGTCCGCCTCCGGATCTCCCCCGCGGCCAAGCAACTCGCGGCCGACCTCGGCATCGACCCGTCTACCGTGCAGGGAACCGGCCCTGGAGGCGCGATCGGCCGCGACGACATTCTGCGGGTCGCGGAGGCGCAGGGCACAAGGATCGAGGCTGGAGAGACAGCGCCGCAAGCCGGCGAAGCCGGCGATCGCCAAGCCCGCATGCGGCAGGCCATCGCGGCTGCGATGACCCGCTCGAAGCGGGAGATCCCTCATTACTACTTGAGCACGACGATCGACATGGGCCGGGCTCTGACGTGGTTAAGAGAAGAGAATCTCAAACGGCCGGTCACGGACCGGCTCCTGTACGGTGTGCTCCTTCTCAAGGCCGTGGCGCTGGCCCTCCGCCACGTCCCGGAGCTCAATGCCGTCTGGAAGGGGAGCACAGCCGTTCAAAGCCAGGACATCCATGTCGGCGTCGCGATCGCCTTGAGGCAAGGCGGTCTCGTGGCGCCGGCCCTTCATCACACCGACCGGCAGAGCCTGAGCGAGCTGATGCGGAACTTCCAAGACCTCGTCAAACGCGCCCGTGCCGGGACGTTGCGGGGGTCGGAGCTGTCCGATCCCACGATCACGGTGACCAGCCTCGGGGAGCAGGGCGTCGAGACCGTCTTCGGGGTCATTTACCCGCCGCAGGTCGCGCTGGTCGGCTTCGGGAAAGTCGTCGAACGGCCCTGGATTGTGAACAGCCAAGTCGTGGCGAGGCCGGTCGTCACCGCCACCCTCTCCGCCGACCATCGCGTGACGGACGGCCATCGCGGCGGGCTGTTCCTCGCCGCGGTCGACCGGCTGTTGCAGGAGCCCGATCACCTATGA
- a CDS encoding DUF5752 family protein: MYRRVMAFDFDGTLAIDGVVPPELVTALERCRAMGHALFLVTGRRFETVALGRFGELFMGIVWENGAVLTHTGSGETYLPFGQLDANLVKALEERGIPFERGLAIAATWTPHDQTLWQVAGAYGGSASIEYNKGAVMVLPPGATKGSGLERLLALCGFSPRNLAAFGDAENDLSMLTLAEVAVAVADAVPAVRELADVVAEAPGPQGVREILDRYPLAGQFLDIPLKRERPILLGQTEAGSTVTLPASRLAGRNLGVFGDSGTGKSWMVGLIAEGLHHEEYQVLLIDPEGDFRGLRVLPRFVSVSGDRASLPPPSAVVSLLDEGGVSLTLDLSQYPVPLRSGYVTELLRALRPVRERRYRPHWIVLDEAQQFAFSGGEVTAAVLPLLAAGGWAFVSYRPDRLSAPVLEALHHCLFTRVSDPEAAHGLRKHCRICGLTETRLDEIPMGHALLCGGQMVRMRPAIRRVPHIRHLYKYLDTPLPAGKRFWFRDEQGAIGQEAASLYELLQLIPSLPIGSLEYHDRRQDFVRWAEGTLGDGTLAARLRKVANRQYRGEELRQALLRVVASHYEELTALR; encoded by the coding sequence ATGTATCGCCGCGTGATGGCTTTCGACTTCGACGGGACGCTCGCCATAGACGGGGTCGTCCCTCCCGAGTTGGTGACGGCGCTCGAACGCTGCCGCGCCATGGGGCATGCGCTGTTCTTGGTCACCGGCCGGCGCTTCGAGACGGTTGCGTTGGGCCGTTTCGGCGAGTTGTTCATGGGCATCGTCTGGGAGAACGGCGCGGTGCTGACTCACACCGGCAGCGGCGAAACGTATCTGCCGTTCGGTCAACTGGATGCGAACCTTGTGAAGGCCTTGGAGGAGCGCGGCATTCCGTTTGAGCGGGGATTGGCCATCGCCGCCACCTGGACGCCGCACGATCAGACGCTCTGGCAGGTGGCCGGCGCCTACGGCGGCAGCGCCTCCATCGAATACAACAAGGGCGCCGTCATGGTCTTGCCGCCCGGCGCCACCAAAGGGTCCGGGCTGGAACGTCTGCTCGCGCTGTGCGGCTTTTCGCCCCGCAACCTGGCGGCTTTCGGCGACGCGGAAAACGACCTGTCCATGCTGACCCTGGCCGAAGTCGCGGTCGCCGTCGCGGACGCGGTTCCCGCGGTGCGGGAACTGGCGGATGTGGTCGCCGAGGCGCCGGGCCCTCAAGGCGTGCGGGAAATCCTGGATCGCTATCCGCTGGCCGGCCAGTTCCTGGACATTCCGCTCAAGCGGGAACGCCCGATCCTGCTCGGCCAGACCGAGGCCGGATCAACCGTGACCCTTCCGGCCTCCCGTCTGGCCGGACGGAATCTCGGGGTGTTCGGCGACTCAGGAACCGGGAAGTCCTGGATGGTCGGCCTGATCGCCGAGGGCTTGCACCATGAGGAGTACCAGGTCCTGCTGATCGATCCCGAGGGCGACTTCCGCGGGCTGCGGGTCTTGCCGCGCTTCGTATCCGTGAGCGGGGACCGCGCCAGTCTGCCGCCTCCCTCGGCCGTCGTCTCGTTGCTTGACGAGGGCGGGGTCTCCCTGACGTTGGATCTCAGCCAGTATCCGGTCCCCTTGCGAAGCGGCTACGTCACCGAGTTGCTCCGCGCGCTCCGCCCGGTCCGCGAGCGACGGTACCGCCCGCATTGGATCGTGTTGGACGAAGCGCAACAATTCGCCTTCAGCGGCGGCGAGGTGACTGCGGCCGTCCTCCCGCTGCTGGCGGCCGGAGGGTGGGCCTTCGTCTCCTACAGGCCGGATCGTCTCAGCGCCCCTGTGCTGGAGGCCTTACACCACTGCCTGTTCACCCGCGTGTCGGACCCGGAGGCGGCCCACGGCCTCCGCAAGCATTGCCGCATCTGCGGGCTGACGGAGACCCGCCTCGACGAGATTCCGATGGGGCACGCGCTCCTGTGCGGCGGCCAGATGGTCCGGATGCGTCCCGCGATCCGGCGGGTCCCCCATATCCGCCACCTCTACAAGTATCTGGATACGCCGCTGCCCGCGGGCAAGCGCTTCTGGTTCCGGGACGAACAGGGAGCGATCGGCCAAGAAGCCGCCAGTCTCTATGAACTTCTGCAGCTCATCCCGAGCCTTCCGATCGGCAGCCTGGAGTACCATGACCGCCGGCAGGATTTCGTCCGCTGGGCGGAAGGGACGCTCGGAGACGGCACGCTGGCCGCGCGACTGCGAAAAGTGGCCAATCGCCAATACCGGGGCGAGGAATTGCGGCAGGCGCTCCTTCGCGTCGTGGCGTCGCACTATGAGGAACTGACCGCTCTGCGTTGA
- a CDS encoding phosphoribosyltransferase: MEIRIDTMFHDREEAGRLLAARLTSYRDDPTALILALPRGGVAVGYQMSLALRLPLDVFITRKIGAPDNPEFALGAISETGSLYLNREAVALSALKQEELEKLIRAQQEEIARRQALYRQGRKQPTLTDRTVLLVDDGIATGATFFASLDAIRDLKPRRLIAAVPVGPRETLQEVRRLVDELVVLQAPEPFFAVGSHYADFAQVDDADVIRYLDLAEEALRTHRQGPPP, from the coding sequence ATGGAGATCAGGATCGACACCATGTTCCATGATCGCGAAGAAGCCGGTCGTCTCCTGGCGGCCCGGCTCACGTCGTACCGAGACGACCCCACAGCCCTGATTCTCGCTCTGCCTCGGGGCGGAGTGGCGGTCGGCTACCAGATGAGCCTCGCGCTCCGCCTCCCCCTGGACGTCTTCATCACCAGGAAAATCGGGGCACCGGACAATCCCGAGTTCGCCCTCGGCGCGATCAGCGAGACCGGCTCGTTGTATCTCAACCGGGAGGCGGTCGCGCTGTCCGCGCTCAAGCAGGAGGAGCTGGAGAAGCTGATCCGGGCGCAGCAGGAAGAGATCGCCAGACGGCAGGCGCTCTACCGGCAAGGACGGAAACAGCCGACGCTCACCGATCGGACGGTGTTGCTCGTGGACGACGGCATTGCGACCGGCGCGACGTTCTTCGCCTCGCTGGATGCGATACGAGACCTGAAACCGCGCCGGTTGATCGCAGCCGTTCCGGTCGGGCCGCGCGAGACGCTCCAGGAAGTCAGACGATTGGTCGACGAGTTGGTCGTCTTGCAGGCGCCGGAGCCGTTTTTCGCGGTCGGAAGCCATTATGCCGACTTCGCCCAAGTCGACGATGCGGACGTCATTCGATACCTGGACTTGGCGGAAGAGGCACTGCGCACACACCGGCAGGGGCCGCCTCCGTGA
- a CDS encoding CBS domain-containing protein: MKVQDIMTRDVQCCGPNTNLAEAAKMMWDSDCGILPVLNVEGKVLGVITDRDICMAVATRNKPASDITVWETVSGKAFTCRATDDVHTALDLMKREKVRRLPVVDEDGVLQGMLAMNDLVLNAEETKGKKVPELSYEDVMRTLRAISAHRVLVGI; the protein is encoded by the coding sequence ATGAAAGTTCAAGACATCATGACTCGCGACGTGCAGTGCTGCGGCCCCAATACGAATCTGGCCGAGGCCGCCAAGATGATGTGGGACAGCGATTGCGGCATCTTGCCGGTTCTCAATGTCGAAGGGAAGGTCCTTGGGGTCATCACCGACCGTGACATTTGCATGGCCGTGGCGACCAGAAACAAACCGGCCTCCGACATCACGGTGTGGGAGACGGTCTCCGGAAAGGCGTTCACCTGCCGCGCCACCGACGATGTCCATACCGCGCTCGATCTCATGAAACGGGAGAAAGTCCGCCGGCTGCCGGTGGTCGATGAGGACGGTGTCCTCCAGGGTATGCTGGCGATGAATGATCTGGTGTTGAATGCGGAGGAAACGAAGGGCAAGAAGGTGCCCGAGCTGTCCTACGAGGACGTGATGCGGACCCTGCGAGCCATCAGCGCGCACCGGGTGCTGGTGGGAATCTGA
- a CDS encoding alpha-ketoacid dehydrogenase subunit beta has product MTKITYREAVRAGLREALQSDPRVLLMGEDIGRYGGTYACSKGLLEEFGPERIRDTPLSENTFVGAGIGAALGGMKPIVEVMTVNFSLLALDQIVNNAATIRHMSGGQFNIPLVVRMATGAGRQVAAQHSHSFEGWYAHIPGIKVLTPATVTDAKGMLLSALKEPDPVFIFEHAYLYPMEGELDEQAFPVDISKAAVRRPGRDVSIITFGGSLWKALEAADRLATEGIDAEVIDLRVLRPLDAATILTSVRKTHRAVVVDEAWRTGSFAAEISAQIMEGAFYDLDGPVARVCSAEVPIPYPKHLEDAALPQPDTIVRAVRELLAR; this is encoded by the coding sequence ATGACGAAGATCACCTATCGAGAAGCCGTCCGCGCCGGCCTGCGTGAGGCCTTGCAGAGCGACCCGCGGGTCCTCTTGATGGGGGAGGACATCGGACGCTACGGAGGGACTTACGCCTGCAGCAAAGGCCTGCTCGAGGAGTTCGGCCCTGAGCGCATCCGCGACACGCCGCTGTCGGAGAACACGTTCGTCGGCGCTGGCATCGGCGCGGCGCTCGGCGGGATGAAACCGATCGTAGAAGTCATGACGGTCAATTTCAGCCTGTTGGCCTTGGATCAGATCGTCAACAACGCGGCGACGATCCGTCACATGTCGGGCGGCCAGTTCAACATTCCGCTCGTCGTGCGCATGGCGACCGGAGCCGGACGCCAGGTGGCCGCCCAACATTCGCACAGCTTCGAAGGCTGGTATGCGCACATCCCCGGCATCAAGGTTCTGACCCCGGCCACCGTGACGGACGCGAAAGGCATGTTGTTGAGCGCGTTAAAGGAACCTGACCCGGTCTTCATCTTCGAACACGCCTACCTGTACCCGATGGAAGGAGAGCTGGACGAGCAAGCCTTCCCGGTCGATATTTCCAAGGCGGCGGTGCGACGACCCGGACGGGACGTGTCGATCATCACGTTCGGGGGGTCGTTGTGGAAGGCTCTGGAAGCCGCCGACCGCCTGGCGACCGAGGGCATCGACGCCGAAGTCATCGACCTCCGCGTGTTGCGCCCGCTCGATGCGGCGACGATCCTGACATCGGTCCGAAAAACGCATCGCGCCGTGGTGGTCGACGAAGCCTGGCGGACGGGCAGTTTCGCGGCGGAAATCAGCGCGCAGATCATGGAAGGCGCCTTCTACGATCTCGACGGACCGGTGGCGCGCGTCTGCAGCGCCGAGGTGCCGATCCCCTATCCCAAGCACCTGGAGGACGCGGCGCTGCCGCAGCCGGACACGATCGTTCGGGCGGTCCGCGAGTTATTGGCCCGGTGA